Below is a window of Salinibacter grassmerensis DNA.
GAGGGTACGGCCCTGAAGGCCTTAGCCTGGCCAGTGAGGAGCAACTCGTAGGCTCATTAAGCAAAAGGCACGCCGTCACACCAACCCAAAGGGTTCGTGCTCCGACTGGTTGTCAGCTCGTGGTTTCAGGTGCTTTTCGCTCGCCGATTAGGCGTTCTTTTCACCTTTCCCTTACGGTACTGGTCCACTATCGGTCATGGGCGAGTATTTAGCCTTGCCAGATGGTGCTGGCTGTTTCCCACAGGATTTCTCCGGTCCCGTGGTACTCAGGGGCTCCCGCGAAACCTAGTTGTCTTACGCCTACGGGACTTTCACCCTCTTTGGTACTGCTTTCCAGTCAGTTTCGACTTCGACGCGTAGGTTTCGGTGCGGGCCCTACAACCCTGACGCAGCCGAAACCGCGTCAGTTTAGGCTTGTCCCCCTTCGCTCGTCACTACTAAGGGAATCTCAATTGGTCTCTTTTCCTCCGGCTACTGAGATATTTCAGTTGGCCGGGTTAGCTCTTACTACCTATGTATTGAGTAGCAAGTGACAGGCGTTGCCTGCCAGGTTTCCCCATTCGGAAATCTACGGATCAACGCTTATTTGCAGCTTCCCGTAGCTTATCGCAGCTTATCACGCCCTTCGTCGCCTGCCCATACCAAGGCATTCACCATGAGCCTTATCAATGCTTAACACCCGCTATTTTGCACATCCCACAATGGAAAAACCTTCACCAAGAGGGTGTGTGCACAAACAAGCAGGTGAAACACACCGCTTAAATATTGCGCTCGCATGCTCGGAGTACAATGTGACGTGCAAAACAATAGCCGTGCATAGCACATTGCACCGTGCAGTGCGGATCAACCTACCACTATGTCAAAAGAACAGTGCCCTACAACTACTCGTCAGGGCGTTGTGGAGCTAGTCGGATTCGAACCGACGGCCTCCTGTGTGCAAGACAGGTGCTCTACCAACTGAGCTATAACCCCGCCTGACAAGATGTGGGGCTGGGTGGAATTGAACCACCGACCTCACGCTTATCAGGCGTGCGCTCTAACCAACCTGAGCTACAGCCCCAAGTGCAAGTGTTACCCTTTAGCGTCAGGTGAGTGCACTTGCGAGTAGTACACACCCACACGTGGCGGGCTGCACCTCGCCCGAGTGGGGCTGTACCTAAACTAGTGTTCTTTTTGGAAGGGAAGCACAGCGAGTCCTGTCGATTCCGCCGCCGTCAGGCGACCTGGAATGCAATCGAGCAAGAAACTCTTTAGGAGGTGATCCAGCCGCAGGTTCCCCTACGGCTACCTTGTTACGACTTAGCCCCAGTCACTGAACTCACCTTCGGCCGCTCCCTCCCAAAAGGTTGGGTCACGGACTTCGGGTGCTCTCAGCTTCCATGGCTTGACGGGCGGTGTGTACAAGGCCCGGGAACGGATTCACCGCGGCATTGCTGATCCGCGATTACTAGCGATTCCTGCTTCATGGAGTCGAGTTGCAGACTCCAATCCGAACTGGGACCGGTTTTCAGAGATTCGCTCCCTCTCGCGAGGTGGCTGCTCATTGTACCGGCCATTGTAGCACGTGTGCAGCCCTAGGCGTAAGGACCATGATGACTTGACGTCATCCCCACCTTCCTCACTGCTTGCGCAGGCAGTTTCGCTAGAGTCCCCGGCATTACCCGATGGTAACTAGCAACAGGGGTTACGCTCGTTGCGGGACTTAACCCAACATCTCACGACACGAGCTGACGACAGCCATGCAGTACCTCGCTAGAGGCCCCAAAGGGGAAGCTCCCTTTCAGGAGCGGTCCTCTAGCGTTCGAGCCTAGGTAAGGTTCTTCGCGTTGCATCGAATTGAGCCACATGCTCCACCGCTTGTGCGGGCCCCCGTCAATTCCTTTGAGTTTCAACCTTGCGATCGTACTCCCCAGGTGGAATGCTTAACGCGTTAACTTAGCCACTGCCCCCTAACGAGGCAACGGCGAGCATTCATCGTTTACGGCGTGGACTACCAGGGTATCTAATCCTGTTTGCTCCCCACGCTTTCGTGCCTGAGCGTCAGTACCCGTCCAGCTGTCCGCTTTCGCCTCTGGTGTTCCTCGTGATATCTACGCATTTCACCGCTACACCACGAATTCCGACAGCCTCTCCGGGACTCAAGAGCAACAGTTTCGAATGCACCTCCATGGTTGAGCCATGGGGTTTCACACCCGACTTGCTGCCCCGCCTGCACACCCTTTACACCCAGTGATTCCGGACAACGCTTGCACCCTCCGTATTACCGCGGCTGCTGGCACGGAGTTAGCCGGTGCTTATTCCTGAACTACCGTCGCGCCCTGAACCTACAGGGGTCTCTTCGTTCAGAAAAGGAGTTTACGCCCCATAGGGGTGTCTTCCTCCACGCGGCATGGCTGCATCAGGGGTTACCCCATTGTGCAAGATTCCCCACTGCTGCCTCCCGTAGGAGTCTGGGCCGTGTCTCAGTCCCAGTGTGGCTGATCGTCCTCTCAGACCAGCTATGGATCGTCGCCTTGGTGAGCTGTTACTTCACCAACAAGCTAATCCAACGCAGACCCATCCAAAGGCGCCCGAAGGCTTTCATCTGGTTCCCATGCGGGATCCAGACGACGTGCGGTATTAGCCACAGTTTCCCGTGATTGTCCCGCGCCTGAGGGCAGGTTATCTACGCGATACGCACCCGTCCGCCACTGTACTTGTTCTGGCAAGGCCAGAACGTTCTCGTGCGACTTGCATGTGTTAAGCCTGCCGCCAGCGTTCGTCCTGAGCTAGGATCAAACTCTCCGTGGTAGGAAAGTCTAGTCTAGCTCGATCGCATTCATTTTCTGCCCGAAGGCAGAAAGGAATCGACAAGGACTCGCTGTGCTTCCAATTCCGTCAAAGAACGTTGCCGCGCTGCCTTATTTCCGTTGAGCGCGGACTATCATAGTACGGAGTTTTACCTTCAATGTCAAGGCCAGCGCTCTCTCTTTTATACTTTCTCCAAGGAGCGCTTTTCTCCGTGAGACTTAGTGGGCTTTCTTCTGCCCTCTTGTCTCATTGCGTCCGCATTAGACCCATCGAGTGAGCGTTGGTTTCGACTCGTCTCGTGAATCAAAGTTAAACTGATTGCGGATCGCATCCGTCGTGAGGACGCGTCGGCTGGGCCGCCGCCTCCTCTTTCAGGACTCGCATTAGACCTGCTACCACTGATGCTGTTCCCCTTCCCCGTGTCAAGAAAAAGTGGAGCCTTCGTGCCTCCGCTCTTCCCTCACAGCCCCCGGAAACTGCAGGGGTACACTCGTGTTACTCTGCCGTCATGTCAATCGAGGGCGCCGCCCAGCGGCTGAGTTCCCTGACTTCTGCCCTCTTCAGTGTCTCTCGCCGATACCTCCTGAACGATGCGCCTCCCTTCTTCCCTCCGGACGCTACTCAGCTGGCTCCGCGCCCTCCTCCAGAACACATACTTCTGGGGTGGGCTCAGCGGCCTCTTGCTTCTCGGCGTAGGGGCGTATTTTTTGTTCGACGCCGTCCTCATGCCGTCATATACCCGGCACGGCGTATCCGTCCAGGTCCCCAACGTGGAAAGCCAGTCTTTCTTGGAGGCCAAGAAGCGTGTTGAGAACCAGGACCTGCAGGTCAAGCGCCAGGTGGGTCGCTTCAATCCAAACGTTCCCCGGGAGACGGTAGTGGACCAAAATCCCCCTCCCAGTTCAGACGTGAAGCCGGGACGACGGGTGTATCTAACGGTAAACGCGGGAGAGGCTCCCGTGGTGGACATTCCCGACCTCAACGGCATCTCGGTGCGGGAGGCCAAGAACCGGATTTCCTCGCTCGACCTCAGCGTTGGGACGGTCGAGCCTGACTCGCTTCCCTCCCCCTACCCGAATACAATCACCCGACAGCGCCCGGAGCCGGGCGACTCCCTTAAAACGGGCGGAACCGTAGATCTCTGGTACAGCAGAGGGCTCGGCACGGACACCGTTCAGGTGCCAAGCATTGCCGGACGGACGGTCAAGCGGGCCCGTGGTCTGCTACGGGCCCAGAAACTTCGGGCCATCGTTGTGGACCCGCGCACGGCCGATCCACCCGACTCCGCCCGCCAACCGACCGACACATCGTCGTCTCGGCGTTTCGTCCAACGCCAGGGCCGTGCCCCAGACACAAAGGTGCGTGCCGGCACCGAAATCCGTCTCTTTACGACCGACGACTCCACTGCAGTGCCCGAGCCGGACTCTATTGCGCAGGACACCACGGCCCGCAACTAGCACCGGAGGGAAAGTGACTCTTCAATCTTCCACGTACACCGCAAACTCTCCATCGGCCTCTACGACGACTTCTTCTTTGTGCTTCGTCTGGAGGCGGCGACCGGTAAAGTCCGGCTGGATGGGGTACTCCCGGTGCCCGCGGTCAACCAAGACGACGAGCTGAATGCTACGCGGGCGCCCGCATTGAAGAATAGCGTCGAGTGCGGCCCGCGCCGTACGGCCCGTAAACACGACGTCGTCGACGAGAATCACGTCCCGGCCCGTCACGTCCACGTCATGGGGCGCCGCCGCGGGGGGATCCAAGTCGGGCCGGTCGTCTCGAAAGGGCGTCACGTCGAGATCGTAGGGCTCCAGGGCGTTTCCTTCCACCTCCCCAATTTCGTCCGCCACCACCCGGGCCGGCGGGACGCCACTCCGTCGTATCCCAAACAGCTCAAGCGACTCGGCCCCGCGGTTGCGTTCGATAATCTCGTAGGCAAGGCGCCGGAGCGTGCGGCGGACTCGCTCCGGAGACATGATGCGCGTTCGACCCATGTGTTGGCTCGACGTGGTCGATTTGACAATGAAGGAGAAGGCGAAACACAACGGTTGTCCGTCTTGACTCGAAGGTACGACATGACGGGCCGAATGTCGAAGGCGAGGGATCAAACCGCGAAGGCCCCTTCTACCCACCCCACGAGCCCCCCCACGTCCTCTATTCCCTTGCGGATGCTTCCGGCATGGCCGCATCGAGCGCCTCGACCAACGCCTCGACGGATTGCGCCCCCATCACGGCATGTTCTTGGCCGAAGACGTAGCACGGCACGCCCGTGATGCCTTTTTGCTGTGCCCGGTGCTGTGCCTCGCGAACGGCATCGGCGCATTCGCTTCCCTCAATCAGCGACCGTGCCGCCTCAGCGTCATGGCCCGCGGCCGCGGCACAGTCTACGAGCACGCTGGGGACCGAGACGTTTCGGCCGTCCGAGAAGTATGCCCGAAACAGCGCAGTGGCCATCTCTCTTCCGGAGCTCTGATCCTGGGCCCAGAGAATGAGCCGGTGCGCATCGCTCGTATTCGGTGCCACGTCGATTGCCTCAAAATCGAACCTGAGCCCATCCGCTTCGCCCATTTCTCGAACTCGGTCAAACATCTGCTGCACGCGGCCCCAGTCGCCGAACTTTTCTTCGACCACGGAACGAAAGTCGCGCCCCTCGGGCGGCAGGCCCGGCTGGAGTTGGAAGGGACGCCAGCGGAGGGTCGCGTCGAGTTCGGGGCGCCGCTCGAGCGCCTGTTCCAATCGGGCGCGCCCCACGTAGCACCAGGGGCACGCGATGTCGGCGTAAACGTCAATGGTCATGGCAGCTGGGAAGTGAGGAGAGACGTATCAGTTGGCGGTGGGAGACAGGCGTTCAACGGCGGACGAGGTG
It encodes the following:
- a CDS encoding DsbA family oxidoreductase produces the protein MTIDVYADIACPWCYVGRARLEQALERRPELDATLRWRPFQLQPGLPPEGRDFRSVVEEKFGDWGRVQQMFDRVREMGEADGLRFDFEAIDVAPNTSDAHRLILWAQDQSSGREMATALFRAYFSDGRNVSVPSVLVDCAAAAGHDAEAARSLIEGSECADAVREAQHRAQQKGITGVPCYVFGQEHAVMGAQSVEALVEALDAAMPEASARE
- a CDS encoding PASTA domain-containing protein gives rise to the protein MRLPSSLRTLLSWLRALLQNTYFWGGLSGLLLLGVGAYFLFDAVLMPSYTRHGVSVQVPNVESQSFLEAKKRVENQDLQVKRQVGRFNPNVPRETVVDQNPPPSSDVKPGRRVYLTVNAGEAPVVDIPDLNGISVREAKNRISSLDLSVGTVEPDSLPSPYPNTITRQRPEPGDSLKTGGTVDLWYSRGLGTDTVQVPSIAGRTVKRARGLLRAQKLRAIVVDPRTADPPDSARQPTDTSSSRRFVQRQGRAPDTKVRAGTEIRLFTTDDSTAVPEPDSIAQDTTARN
- the pyrR gene encoding bifunctional pyr operon transcriptional regulator/uracil phosphoribosyltransferase PyrR; this encodes MGRTRIMSPERVRRTLRRLAYEIIERNRGAESLELFGIRRSGVPPARVVADEIGEVEGNALEPYDLDVTPFRDDRPDLDPPAAAPHDVDVTGRDVILVDDVVFTGRTARAALDAILQCGRPRSIQLVVLVDRGHREYPIQPDFTGRRLQTKHKEEVVVEADGEFAVYVED